A genomic region of Cryptosporangium aurantiacum contains the following coding sequences:
- a CDS encoding GlxA family transcriptional regulator: MKDVLIVVYDGVTLLDVAGPLQVLHAPQAYRTRLASPDGAPVTTDVGVPLAVDTALSAVRTPPDTLLVPGDLGLRSADGMPDGVVDQLTRIAPDVRRVASVCGGALLLAAAGLLDGRRATTHWALCEVLAQRFPAVTVEPDAIVVRDGSLLTSAGVTAGIDLSLALLEEDLGPDVARTVARWLVVFLQRPGGQAQYGIPKPGPVPRNPALRAAVDAVAADPAAPHTLESLAQTAAVSARHLGRLFRRELNATPAQYVESTRLAAARTLLESSDAVLPAVARQSGFGSDETLRRVFLKHLGIPPHAYRERFHPFGRNDR, translated from the coding sequence ATGAAGGACGTCCTGATCGTCGTCTACGACGGCGTCACGCTGCTCGACGTCGCCGGGCCGCTCCAGGTGCTGCACGCGCCGCAGGCCTACCGGACGCGGCTGGCCTCGCCGGACGGGGCGCCGGTGACCACCGACGTCGGCGTTCCGCTCGCGGTGGACACCGCGCTGTCCGCCGTCCGGACGCCGCCGGACACGCTGCTCGTCCCCGGCGACCTCGGGTTGCGCAGCGCGGACGGGATGCCGGACGGCGTCGTGGACCAGCTCACCCGGATCGCGCCGGACGTCCGGCGGGTCGCCTCGGTGTGCGGGGGTGCGCTGCTGCTCGCGGCGGCCGGCCTGCTCGACGGCCGGCGGGCGACCACGCACTGGGCGCTCTGCGAGGTGCTCGCGCAGCGGTTCCCGGCGGTCACCGTGGAGCCGGACGCGATCGTGGTCCGGGACGGGTCCCTGCTCACCTCCGCGGGGGTGACGGCGGGAATCGACCTGTCGCTGGCGCTGCTCGAGGAGGACCTCGGCCCGGACGTCGCCCGGACGGTGGCGCGCTGGCTGGTGGTGTTCCTGCAACGCCCCGGAGGGCAGGCGCAGTACGGCATCCCGAAACCGGGGCCGGTCCCGCGCAACCCGGCGCTGCGGGCCGCGGTCGACGCGGTCGCCGCCGACCCGGCCGCGCCGCACACGCTGGAGAGCCTCGCCCAGACCGCGGCGGTCAGCGCCCGCCACCTCGGCCGGCTGTTCCGCCGCGAGCTGAACGCGACCCCCGCGCAGTACGTCGAGTCGACGCGGCTGGCCGCCGCCCGGACGCTGCTGGAGTCCAGCGACGCGGTGCTGCCCGCCGTCGCCAGGCAGAGCGGCTTCGGTTCGGACGAGACGCTGCGGCGGGTCTTCCTCAAACACCTCGGCATCCCACCGCACGCCTACCGCGAGCGGTTCCACCCGTTCGGAAGGAACGACCGATGA
- a CDS encoding transporter substrate-binding domain-containing protein, producing the protein MSAGAGPLARVGRVVCIVLLAVLTAVAACQSKTQDPDGPTVEEKLTEAGLRDENRPAKLRIGVYDWQPLLGYVADGRNEGFDIDVARYIAANLGYVGDDKIEWVPIDNVADRLKFLLQDKVDLVVASLSITEERKRSIAFAGPYLVIEQSVMVPEELKSEITTLQDLVDPRYKVCTSTASTSEKLLAERRVPFVARNSDKECFEGMQKGLYQAMSTDRSVLFGFQSEHEDQFQVLDLKLATASNPGVEEIGIGVSKKNPALRELVDYYLYKSYAADRRGEVTAWRQSFAEHLSVLGALDQPEPHDHPDLVDSDAKYPTR; encoded by the coding sequence ATGAGCGCGGGTGCTGGGCCGCTGGCACGCGTCGGCCGGGTCGTCTGCATCGTCCTTCTCGCGGTTCTCACCGCGGTCGCGGCCTGCCAGAGCAAGACCCAGGACCCCGACGGTCCGACCGTCGAGGAGAAGCTCACCGAGGCCGGTTTGCGGGACGAGAACCGGCCGGCCAAACTCCGGATCGGCGTCTACGACTGGCAGCCGCTGCTCGGGTACGTGGCAGACGGCCGCAACGAGGGCTTCGACATCGACGTCGCGCGCTACATCGCGGCCAACCTCGGCTACGTCGGCGACGACAAGATCGAGTGGGTGCCGATCGACAACGTCGCGGACCGGCTCAAGTTCCTGCTCCAGGACAAGGTGGACCTGGTCGTCGCGAGCTTGTCGATCACCGAGGAGCGCAAGCGGTCGATCGCGTTCGCCGGGCCGTACCTCGTCATCGAGCAGAGCGTCATGGTGCCGGAGGAGCTGAAGAGTGAGATCACGACGCTCCAGGATCTGGTCGACCCGCGCTACAAGGTGTGCACGTCCACCGCGTCCACGTCGGAGAAGCTGCTTGCCGAGCGACGTGTCCCGTTTGTCGCCCGGAACAGCGACAAGGAGTGCTTCGAGGGCATGCAGAAGGGGCTCTACCAGGCGATGAGCACCGACCGGTCGGTGCTGTTCGGCTTCCAGAGCGAGCACGAGGACCAGTTCCAGGTGCTCGACCTGAAGCTGGCGACCGCGTCGAACCCGGGCGTGGAGGAGATCGGGATCGGCGTCTCGAAGAAGAACCCCGCGCTGCGCGAGCTGGTCGACTACTACCTCTACAAGAGTTACGCGGCCGACCGGCGGGGCGAGGTCACCGCGTGGCGCCAATCGTTCGCCGAGCACCTGAGCGTGCTCGGGGCACTGGACCAGCCGGAGCCCCATGACCACCCCGACCTCGTCGACAGCGACGCGAAGTACCCGACTCGATGA
- a CDS encoding sporulation protein yields MVFRKLMHAFGAGGPSVDTVLERGDCRPGELVRGEVRLRGGDRTVTIERIELGLVTRVEFEGGDHEQAGGVEFARLPLTGGFELPANTDRSIPFQFPVPWEAPVTAVFGQPLRGMAVGLRTEVAVAKAIDAGDLDPVAIHPLPAQELFLDAVARLGFTFRSADVEYGQLRGVPQQLPFYQEIEFFPAPAYAGRLNELEVTFVAGPQAVDVVLEVDKRGGLFSGGADTFHHLRIDYATAGDTDWAGYLDGWLQQLLAGSHGGFGGGPGAYGGQGAYGGQGAYGGQGAYGGQGAYGGQGAYGGQGAYGGQGAFGSYGHHGHRRRRGHGMGAVAGGAAAGFVGGMVAGEVLDEAGDALFGDDEGEFF; encoded by the coding sequence GTGGTCTTCAGGAAGTTGATGCACGCGTTCGGTGCCGGCGGACCGTCCGTCGACACCGTGCTGGAACGCGGCGACTGCCGGCCCGGCGAGCTGGTGCGCGGTGAGGTCCGGCTCCGCGGCGGCGACCGGACCGTCACGATCGAACGCATCGAGCTCGGCCTCGTCACCCGCGTCGAGTTCGAGGGCGGCGACCACGAGCAGGCGGGCGGCGTCGAGTTTGCCCGGCTCCCGCTCACCGGCGGCTTCGAGCTGCCCGCGAACACCGACCGATCGATCCCGTTCCAGTTCCCGGTGCCCTGGGAGGCGCCGGTCACCGCGGTGTTCGGCCAGCCGCTGCGCGGCATGGCCGTCGGGCTGCGCACCGAGGTCGCGGTCGCGAAGGCGATCGACGCCGGTGACCTCGACCCGGTGGCGATCCACCCGCTGCCCGCACAGGAGCTGTTCCTGGACGCGGTCGCGCGCCTCGGGTTCACGTTCCGCAGCGCGGACGTGGAGTACGGGCAGCTGCGGGGCGTGCCGCAGCAGCTGCCGTTCTACCAGGAGATCGAGTTCTTCCCGGCGCCGGCATACGCCGGGCGGCTCAACGAGCTCGAGGTGACGTTCGTCGCCGGGCCGCAGGCGGTCGACGTCGTGCTCGAGGTCGACAAGCGCGGCGGCCTGTTCAGCGGCGGGGCGGACACGTTCCACCACCTGCGGATCGATTACGCGACCGCCGGTGACACCGACTGGGCGGGATACCTCGACGGCTGGCTCCAGCAGCTGCTGGCGGGCTCCCACGGCGGGTTCGGCGGCGGCCCCGGTGCCTACGGCGGACAAGGTGCCTACGGCGGACAAGGTGCCTACGGCGGACAAGGTGCCTACGGCGGACAAGGTGCCTACGGCGGACAAGGTGCCTACGGCGGACAGGGTGCCTACGGAGGACAGGGGGCCTTCGGCAGCTACGGCCACCACGGTCACCGTCGCCGCCGCGGGCACGGGATGGGTGCGGTCGCGGGCGGCGCGGCCGCCGGGTTCGTCGGCGGAATGGTCGCCGGTGAGGTCCTCGACGAAGCCGGTGACGCGCTCTTCGGCGACGACGAGGGAGAGTTCTTCTAA
- a CDS encoding HD domain-containing protein, whose protein sequence is MTAPATPLTKAVDEFVEATHPPLVRNHNQRSYLLARALADARGQDYDVELVYLICALHDVGLTDAGAGTQRFEVDGADRAAELLEEHGATDAQIDTVWDAIALHTTPSLTASPVFGRRRPPEIRIAHAGITHDVLGGPDGLPPGFADRLLAIYPRLGGTPALTALIVAQVEADPRKAPPCTLPGELLHQRHPDAPYPTWDALVAVNGWD, encoded by the coding sequence ATGACCGCACCCGCCACCCCGCTGACGAAGGCCGTCGACGAGTTCGTCGAGGCGACTCACCCCCCGCTGGTACGGAACCACAACCAGCGCTCGTACCTGCTGGCGCGGGCGCTCGCCGACGCGCGCGGCCAGGACTACGACGTCGAGCTCGTCTACCTGATCTGCGCGCTGCACGACGTCGGGCTGACCGACGCCGGCGCCGGTACCCAGCGGTTCGAGGTCGACGGCGCCGACCGGGCCGCCGAGCTCCTGGAGGAGCACGGCGCGACCGACGCACAGATCGACACGGTCTGGGACGCGATCGCGCTGCACACCACGCCGAGCCTCACGGCGTCGCCGGTGTTCGGCCGCCGCCGCCCACCGGAGATCCGGATCGCGCACGCGGGCATCACCCACGACGTCCTCGGCGGACCGGACGGGCTGCCGCCCGGTTTCGCCGACCGCTTGCTCGCGATCTACCCGCGGCTCGGCGGCACGCCTGCCCTCACCGCGCTGATCGTCGCCCAGGTCGAGGCCGATCCGCGCAAGGCGCCGCCGTGCACGCTCCCCGGCGAACTCCTGCACCAGCGCCACCCCGACGCGCCCTACCCGACCTGGGACGCTCTGGTGGCCGTCAACGGCTGGGACTGA